In a single window of the Luteibacter rhizovicinus DSM 16549 genome:
- a CDS encoding phospholipase A, whose translation MKRFHAAGALGAYACLHAGLALAQNPSPIDIRACSAIETDAQRLLCYDKATGRDRLPQAAKKKDEKGESVSVDLATRNSDDVARPVSLLDSRWELSPESKLGTFNLRGYKPTYALPFFGTTKQNKTPSSPAPDHTVTEPQALQNVEAKFQISLKTKVWENVFGDNGDLWVGYTQSSRWQVYNKENSRPFRETNYEPEALLVFNTNYNIFGWNGRLADIGVNHQSNGRADPLSRSWNRVVADFGFERENWVVNLRPWWRIPEGGKEDDNPNIQDYMGRGEVQVVHEMGANEFALTARHSFRTGDRSHGSLRGTWSFPVVHNLRGYLEVFNGYGESLIDYNHRATYLGVGVSLLDWY comes from the coding sequence ATGAAGCGATTCCATGCCGCAGGCGCCCTTGGCGCCTATGCGTGCCTCCACGCGGGGCTCGCGCTCGCGCAGAACCCGAGCCCCATCGACATCCGCGCCTGCTCGGCCATCGAGACCGATGCCCAGCGGCTGCTGTGCTACGACAAGGCGACCGGGCGCGACAGGCTTCCGCAGGCGGCGAAAAAGAAGGACGAGAAAGGCGAGTCGGTGAGCGTCGACCTCGCCACGCGCAATTCCGACGATGTGGCCCGCCCCGTGTCCTTGCTCGACAGTCGCTGGGAACTCTCACCCGAGAGCAAGCTGGGCACGTTCAACCTGCGTGGCTACAAGCCGACCTATGCGCTGCCATTCTTCGGTACGACCAAGCAAAACAAGACCCCGTCCAGCCCCGCGCCGGACCACACGGTCACGGAGCCGCAAGCACTGCAGAACGTCGAAGCGAAGTTCCAGATCAGCCTGAAAACCAAGGTCTGGGAAAATGTCTTCGGCGACAACGGCGACCTGTGGGTGGGCTATACCCAGTCGTCGCGCTGGCAGGTCTACAACAAGGAAAATTCGCGCCCGTTCCGCGAGACCAACTACGAGCCGGAAGCCCTGCTGGTGTTCAACACCAACTACAACATCTTCGGCTGGAACGGTCGTCTCGCCGACATCGGCGTGAATCATCAGTCCAACGGACGCGCCGATCCCCTCTCACGCAGCTGGAACCGCGTGGTTGCCGATTTCGGTTTCGAGAGGGAGAACTGGGTCGTGAACCTGCGGCCGTGGTGGCGCATCCCGGAGGGCGGCAAGGAAGATGACAACCCCAACATCCAGGACTACATGGGTCGCGGCGAAGTCCAGGTCGTTCATGAGATGGGCGCCAACGAGTTCGCGTTGACCGCCCGGCATTCGTTCCGCACCGGCGATCGCTCACATGGCTCGCTGCGCGGCACCTGGAGCTTCCCGGTCGTACACAACCTGCGCGGCTATCTCGAGGTGTTCAACGGTTACGGCGAGAGCCTGATCGACTACAACCATCGCGCAACGTACCTGGGCGTCGGCGTTTCACTGCTGGACTGGTACTAA
- a CDS encoding alpha/beta hydrolase family protein, with protein MTDRPEPTIFPESAPREAISLHMADGASADLVLYRPDGDEVAALLWVPALGVAARHYEPLALALAAGGVAVAVHEWRGIGSSDRRAGRHANWGYRELLTDDLPTSLGALRDAVPSVPLYVGGHSLGGQLASLLAATSSVPLAGLALVGSGSPYWRCFKPWVGLALVAAPVLANLVGWLPGRRVGFGGNEARGVIGDWSRTGRTGRYAGRGIDADLEAALRGQRAPVFAQRLRDDWFGPEASLAFLLGKMPEASQRTDVIGPDDLAGVPADHFAWMKVPQEIARRLVEWMQVV; from the coding sequence ATGACCGATCGCCCTGAACCCACGATTTTCCCGGAATCCGCCCCACGCGAGGCGATTTCGCTGCATATGGCCGACGGCGCCTCCGCCGATCTGGTCCTCTACCGTCCCGATGGGGACGAGGTCGCCGCCTTGCTCTGGGTCCCTGCACTCGGCGTGGCTGCCCGTCATTACGAACCCCTTGCTCTCGCGCTCGCCGCGGGTGGCGTTGCCGTGGCCGTGCATGAATGGCGGGGTATCGGGTCCAGCGATCGCCGGGCCGGCCGCCATGCCAACTGGGGCTACCGCGAGCTCCTCACCGACGACCTGCCGACCAGCCTCGGCGCCCTGCGCGATGCCGTCCCGTCGGTACCACTCTATGTGGGCGGACACAGTCTGGGCGGCCAGCTGGCCAGCCTGCTTGCCGCGACCAGTTCAGTGCCGCTGGCTGGCCTGGCGCTCGTCGGGAGTGGCTCACCGTACTGGCGGTGTTTCAAGCCGTGGGTAGGTCTGGCCCTCGTCGCTGCGCCCGTGCTCGCCAACCTCGTGGGATGGCTGCCCGGGCGCCGCGTGGGTTTCGGTGGCAACGAGGCTCGGGGTGTGATTGGTGACTGGTCACGCACGGGGCGCACCGGGCGGTACGCCGGGCGGGGCATCGACGCCGATCTCGAAGCAGCGCTGCGCGGGCAGCGCGCGCCGGTCTTCGCCCAGCGCCTGCGGGACGACTGGTTCGGTCCCGAGGCATCGCTGGCCTTCCTTCTCGGCAAGATGCCCGAGGCTTCGCAACGCACCGACGTCATCGGTCCCGACGATCTCGCGGGCGTACCGGCCGACCACTTCGCGTGGATGAAGGTGCCGCAGGAGATCGCACGTCGCCTTGTCGAGTGGATGCAGGTCGTCTAG
- a CDS encoding cold-shock protein — protein MSDREIGTVKWFNDAKGFGFISRENGPDVFVHFRAIQGNGFKSLAEGEKVSFKVVNGQKGLQAEEVNKA, from the coding sequence ATGTCGGATCGTGAAATCGGCACCGTCAAGTGGTTCAACGACGCCAAGGGCTTCGGCTTTATCTCCCGTGAGAACGGCCCGGACGTGTTCGTTCACTTCCGCGCTATCCAGGGCAACGGCTTCAAGTCCCTCGCCGAAGGCGAGAAGGTCTCCTTCAAGGTCGTCAACGGCCAGAAGGGTCTGCAGGCTGAGGAAGTCAACAAGGCGTAA
- a CDS encoding tRNA threonylcarbamoyladenosine dehydratase — protein MSVIPHTEIPVSTAQAERFAGIERLYGRGTLDRLAHAHVCVIGVGGVGSWAAEALARSGIGRLTLIDGDDVCLSNTNRQMHALDGQYGKPKVGVVAERAHAISPTLRLEAMERFLTPSSLDELLDRNYDVVIDACDALKVKLETVVWCRRRKVPLVTVGAAGGRTDPTLIRVRDLSRTEHDAMLSMIRKKLRQEHGFPRNPDRFFGVSAVYSMQNVQYPQADGSVCGVRPPGSDALKLDCGGGLGAATHVTGAFAFAAVGKALEKLTATKA, from the coding sequence ATGAGCGTCATACCCCACACCGAGATCCCCGTGAGTACGGCCCAGGCCGAACGTTTCGCCGGCATCGAGCGGCTCTATGGCCGCGGCACCCTGGATCGCCTCGCTCACGCGCACGTGTGCGTCATCGGCGTGGGTGGCGTTGGCTCGTGGGCCGCCGAAGCGCTGGCGCGCAGCGGCATCGGCAGGCTCACCCTGATCGATGGCGACGATGTCTGCCTGTCCAATACCAACCGGCAGATGCATGCCCTGGATGGCCAGTACGGCAAGCCCAAGGTCGGTGTCGTTGCCGAGCGGGCACATGCGATCAGCCCGACCCTGCGGCTCGAGGCGATGGAGCGTTTCCTGACACCGTCCTCCCTGGACGAGCTGCTCGACCGCAACTACGACGTGGTGATCGACGCCTGCGATGCGCTCAAGGTCAAGCTGGAAACCGTGGTCTGGTGTCGTCGCCGCAAGGTGCCCCTGGTCACCGTGGGCGCCGCGGGTGGTCGCACCGATCCGACCTTGATCCGCGTCCGCGATCTGTCGCGTACCGAACACGACGCCATGCTCAGCATGATCCGGAAGAAGCTTCGTCAGGAGCATGGCTTCCCGCGTAACCCCGATCGTTTCTTCGGCGTCTCGGCGGTGTATTCGATGCAGAACGTGCAGTACCCGCAGGCCGACGGGAGTGTGTGCGGCGTACGGCCACCGGGCAGCGATGCCTTGAAGCTCGACTGCGGTGGCGGCCTCGGCGCAGCCACGCATGTCACGGGTGCGTTCGCTTTCGCTGCGGTCGGTAAGGCCCTCGAAAAGCTGACGGCCACGAAGGCCTAG
- a CDS encoding response regulator: MTLNSQGDIQPFHFPTTTFLVDDHEEYLDVVPLLLDPMVRVRTFSSPRSALATLGNNGSRPVPGGGWLYRWKDRPSETQELVALDIDSIHRVVYDPERFAEISVVVVDQAMPEMDGITFCKRLPNPHIGKILLTGRADDATAIDAFNSGVIDRFIRKNDPLAIEKLQTAITELQRRYFERASAFVAETLALGNFRFLRDPAFREVLQSVTATFQPVECYVHCNPTGLLLIDAWGIGRFLLVQTDEDLRTHYEIAADLGAPQTVLDALRGGEALPWFRSRDGFYHKGVENPEAHMYPATAVSGEQWYYYALIDDVERFRLQHIKSYRSWLREQDLSLSADSRPRFI; encoded by the coding sequence ATGACGTTGAACTCGCAGGGCGATATCCAGCCCTTCCACTTTCCAACGACGACGTTCCTCGTGGACGACCACGAGGAGTATCTCGACGTCGTGCCGCTCCTGCTCGACCCGATGGTCCGCGTGCGTACCTTCAGTTCGCCGCGTAGCGCGTTGGCCACCCTGGGGAATAACGGCAGTCGCCCGGTCCCTGGCGGCGGCTGGCTGTACCGCTGGAAGGACCGCCCCTCCGAAACGCAGGAACTCGTGGCGCTCGATATCGACTCGATCCATCGGGTGGTCTACGACCCGGAGCGCTTCGCCGAGATTTCCGTGGTGGTGGTCGACCAGGCCATGCCCGAGATGGACGGCATCACCTTTTGCAAGCGCTTGCCGAATCCGCATATAGGCAAGATCCTGCTGACGGGCCGCGCGGACGACGCCACGGCCATCGATGCCTTCAACTCGGGCGTCATCGACCGCTTCATCCGCAAGAACGACCCGCTGGCCATCGAAAAGCTGCAGACGGCCATCACCGAGCTGCAGCGTCGTTACTTCGAGCGGGCCAGCGCCTTCGTCGCCGAAACCCTGGCATTGGGCAATTTCCGCTTCCTGCGCGACCCGGCGTTTCGCGAAGTCCTGCAGAGCGTCACGGCCACGTTCCAGCCGGTGGAGTGCTACGTGCACTGCAATCCCACGGGGCTTCTGCTGATCGACGCCTGGGGTATCGGCCGTTTCCTCCTCGTCCAGACGGATGAGGACCTGCGTACCCACTATGAAATTGCGGCAGATCTCGGGGCCCCCCAGACCGTGCTCGACGCCCTCCGCGGCGGCGAGGCCCTGCCCTGGTTCCGCTCCCGCGACGGCTTCTACCACAAGGGCGTGGAGAATCCGGAAGCCCACATGTATCCCGCCACCGCGGTGTCCGGCGAACAGTGGTACTACTACGCGCTTATCGACGACGTGGAGCGCTTCCGGCTGCAACACATCAAGTCGTACCGGAGCTGGCTGCGCGAGCAGGACCTCAGCCTCTCGGCCGACAGCAGGCCGCGCTTCATCTAA
- a CDS encoding cytochrome c — translation MRALLLVILGLAVGAMGATSALSALRQGTPFHDGVMAVMQHHMGVLQANVRAKQCDAKGSASHLARLRETAGDIREAFPDMEPAFAQADDGLLKALDRAVAATPGTCEALAVALKPVGDACQSCHQRFR, via the coding sequence ATGCGCGCGTTGCTTCTCGTCATCCTGGGGCTGGCCGTAGGCGCCATGGGCGCCACGTCCGCTCTGTCGGCACTTCGCCAGGGCACGCCGTTCCATGATGGCGTCATGGCCGTGATGCAACACCACATGGGCGTACTGCAGGCCAACGTGCGGGCGAAGCAGTGCGATGCCAAGGGCAGCGCCAGCCATCTGGCCCGCCTGCGCGAGACCGCTGGCGACATTCGCGAGGCCTTCCCGGACATGGAGCCGGCGTTCGCCCAGGCCGACGACGGGCTGCTGAAGGCGCTCGACCGGGCCGTCGCCGCCACGCCGGGCACCTGCGAGGCACTCGCCGTCGCCTTGAAACCGGTTGGCGATGCCTGCCAGTCCTGTCACCAGCGATTCCGCTGA
- a CDS encoding pirin family protein: MTTVPIDGKQRDLGGGFVVRRMLPHVKARHVGPFVFFDQMGPATFGEDTGMDVRPHPHIGLATVTWLFAGAIRHRDSLGSAVDIHPGDVNWMTAGKGIVHSERTPPDERHHGQNLHGIQVWVALPRTHEDIDPEFHHHGAATLPKVNRDGASLVVIAGDAFGVTSPVHVYAPMFFVEARLEAGATLTMPEQHAEWGAYVVDGAAHFGDLELGALDMGVAYGGEPPVLTARKPSLIMLFGGAPLDGERHLWWNFVASSQERIDAAKVAWSEGRFPIVPGDAYERIPLPTY, encoded by the coding sequence ATGACCACGGTCCCCATCGACGGCAAGCAGCGCGATCTCGGCGGCGGCTTCGTCGTGCGGCGCATGTTGCCGCACGTGAAGGCCCGGCACGTCGGGCCCTTCGTCTTCTTCGACCAGATGGGGCCGGCCACCTTTGGCGAAGACACCGGCATGGATGTGCGTCCGCATCCGCATATCGGGCTGGCGACGGTCACCTGGCTGTTCGCCGGCGCGATCCGGCACCGCGACAGCCTCGGTAGTGCGGTCGACATCCATCCCGGCGACGTGAACTGGATGACGGCGGGGAAGGGCATCGTGCATTCCGAACGCACGCCGCCGGACGAGCGCCATCATGGGCAGAACCTGCATGGCATCCAGGTCTGGGTGGCCTTGCCCAGGACGCACGAGGACATCGACCCCGAATTCCATCACCACGGTGCCGCCACCCTGCCCAAGGTGAATCGCGATGGCGCCAGCCTCGTCGTCATTGCCGGCGACGCCTTCGGTGTCACCTCGCCAGTGCACGTCTATGCGCCCATGTTCTTCGTGGAAGCGCGCCTGGAGGCCGGGGCGACGCTGACCATGCCGGAGCAGCATGCGGAGTGGGGCGCGTACGTGGTCGATGGCGCCGCGCACTTTGGCGACCTCGAACTGGGCGCGCTCGACATGGGCGTGGCCTACGGCGGCGAGCCTCCCGTGCTCACGGCTCGCAAGCCGTCACTGATCATGCTGTTCGGTGGCGCGCCACTCGATGGCGAGCGCCATCTGTGGTGGAATTTCGTCGCGAGTTCGCAGGAGCGGATCGATGCGGCCAAGGTGGCATGGTCGGAAGGTCGATTTCCGATCGTTCCCGGCGATGCGTACGAGCGGATTCCCCTGCCCACCTATTGA
- a CDS encoding DUF962 domain-containing protein, with amino-acid sequence MARFASFRDFYPYYLGEHADVRCRRLHFAGSWVVLAALAMLVATGQLRWLWLALVGGYGFAWVGHFVFEKNRPATFKHPLYSLMGDWAMFWDILRGRVSLR; translated from the coding sequence ATGGCACGCTTTGCCAGCTTTCGCGACTTCTATCCCTATTACCTGGGCGAGCACGCCGACGTGCGCTGCCGGCGCCTGCATTTCGCGGGTAGCTGGGTGGTGCTCGCGGCGCTGGCGATGCTCGTCGCCACCGGCCAGCTACGCTGGTTGTGGCTGGCGCTGGTCGGCGGCTACGGCTTCGCATGGGTCGGGCACTTCGTCTTCGAGAAGAATCGCCCGGCCACCTTCAAGCATCCGCTTTACAGCCTGATGGGTGACTGGGCGATGTTCTGGGACATCCTGCGTGGACGCGTTTCCTTGCGCTGA
- the cspE gene encoding transcription antiterminator/RNA stability regulator CspE produces the protein MATGTVKWFNDAKGFGFITQDEGGPDVFVHFRSIQGNGFKSLQEGQKVEYTVTQGQKGPQADNVNPK, from the coding sequence ATGGCAACTGGTACTGTTAAGTGGTTCAACGATGCGAAGGGCTTTGGCTTCATCACTCAGGATGAAGGCGGTCCGGACGTGTTCGTCCATTTCCGTTCGATCCAGGGCAACGGCTTCAAGTCGCTGCAGGAAGGTCAGAAGGTTGAGTACACCGTGACCCAGGGCCAGAAGGGCCCGCAGGCGGACAACGTCAATCCGAAGTAA
- a CDS encoding EF-hand domain-containing protein, giving the protein MNKQVRAVALGASLLLAGVAFAQDVPPPARVPPPPPGEATPPPPPADMPPSSMPPPASDAPPPPPPPLPPAPPPPNPDAGSTGTTMPTAQGPVTVNSAPAPAKPSGPAPDFATLSGGKGFITATQASAFPLLANDFQYADANRDGKISKAEYQRWVQHSGASGQ; this is encoded by the coding sequence ATGAATAAGCAAGTTCGCGCCGTTGCACTCGGCGCATCGCTGCTGCTGGCAGGCGTGGCGTTTGCCCAGGACGTTCCGCCGCCTGCGAGGGTCCCGCCGCCGCCACCGGGTGAGGCCACGCCACCGCCACCGCCGGCCGACATGCCGCCCAGCAGCATGCCGCCGCCGGCCTCGGACGCGCCACCTCCGCCTCCGCCACCGCTGCCGCCGGCACCCCCGCCGCCGAATCCCGACGCAGGGTCCACCGGCACGACGATGCCAACGGCGCAGGGCCCGGTCACCGTCAACAGCGCTCCGGCCCCGGCCAAGCCATCCGGTCCGGCGCCCGACTTCGCGACGCTCTCGGGCGGCAAGGGGTTCATCACGGCCACCCAGGCATCGGCGTTCCCGCTGCTGGCGAACGACTTCCAGTACGCGGACGCCAACCGCGACGGGAAGATCAGCAAGGCCGAATACCAGCGCTGGGTCCAGCACTCCGGCGCCAGCGGCCAATGA
- a CDS encoding winged helix-turn-helix domain-containing protein, whose translation MPSRVSDGSSTHDVLRLSRRSAQLLHLAAQGLLRRRPRKARPADIASTVAAMGILQIDTINVVARSPYLVLFSRLGAYRIEWLDESLAKGEIAECWAHEASFVPSSEYRFHRDYRSGRGGHWAQKMAERTRADAGADMDLLLERIRREGPLRAADFERDAPAVKGWWGWKPEKRWLEAWFALGALMVARRERFQRVYDLTERVTARWVEPPAPGTMEEADVRRHFILQSVHALGIARARWIADYFRLRPRVTDAELAPLLAEGLLLEVRVDGWDDTAYVHRDNASLLDEAAGHRLRATRTTLLSPFDPVVWDRARAMDLFDFEYTLECYTPAAKRTYGYYVLPILHRGRLVGRLDAKAHRQEGLFEVIGVWLEAGVSTSPGLVAGIASAIGECAAWHGTPRISVGLSQPQGLAKLVRAALAG comes from the coding sequence GTGCCATCACGCGTATCCGACGGCTCCTCCACGCACGACGTGCTCCGTCTATCGCGACGATCGGCGCAGCTGCTTCACCTCGCCGCCCAGGGACTCCTGCGTCGGCGACCACGAAAAGCCAGGCCGGCCGACATCGCCTCGACCGTCGCAGCGATGGGCATACTCCAGATCGATACGATCAACGTTGTCGCGCGAAGTCCCTATTTGGTGCTGTTTTCACGCCTTGGCGCGTATCGCATCGAATGGCTGGACGAATCGCTGGCCAAGGGTGAGATTGCCGAGTGCTGGGCGCACGAAGCGTCCTTCGTGCCATCGTCCGAATACCGGTTTCACCGTGACTACCGTTCGGGCCGCGGCGGCCACTGGGCACAGAAGATGGCCGAGCGGACACGGGCCGACGCCGGCGCCGATATGGATCTCCTGCTCGAACGGATCCGTCGCGAGGGCCCCTTGCGCGCGGCGGACTTCGAGCGCGACGCTCCCGCGGTCAAGGGGTGGTGGGGCTGGAAGCCGGAGAAACGCTGGCTGGAAGCCTGGTTCGCCCTCGGTGCCCTGATGGTGGCGCGCCGCGAGCGATTCCAGCGGGTCTACGACCTCACCGAGCGGGTAACGGCACGCTGGGTCGAGCCGCCTGCACCGGGAACCATGGAGGAGGCGGACGTGCGTCGCCACTTCATCCTGCAGAGCGTTCATGCCCTGGGCATTGCGCGGGCACGCTGGATCGCCGACTACTTCCGGCTACGCCCGCGGGTAACCGACGCGGAACTGGCACCGCTGCTCGCTGAGGGCCTGCTGCTCGAGGTCAGGGTCGACGGCTGGGATGACACGGCCTATGTGCATCGCGACAACGCATCGCTGCTGGACGAGGCAGCAGGCCATCGGTTGCGCGCGACGCGCACGACCCTGCTGTCGCCGTTCGATCCGGTGGTATGGGACCGTGCGCGGGCGATGGATCTTTTCGACTTCGAATACACGCTGGAGTGCTACACGCCGGCCGCGAAGCGCACTTACGGGTATTACGTGCTACCCATCCTGCATCGCGGGCGACTGGTCGGCCGCCTGGACGCGAAGGCGCATCGGCAGGAGGGCCTGTTCGAGGTGATCGGTGTCTGGCTGGAGGCCGGGGTATCCACCTCGCCCGGCCTGGTCGCCGGGATCGCCTCGGCTATCGGCGAATGCGCGGCCTGGCATGGCACGCCGCGCATCTCGGTCGGGCTCAGCCAGCCGCAAGGGCTGGCAAAGCTCGTTCGTGCCGCGTTGGCGGGGTGA
- a CDS encoding sensor histidine kinase, producing MTGSAPERPTGFLRMQWWLLARAMARFETTMFLRTRYSQPKMVAIGVVGSFCLAVYYPVWAYLFPQPYENLPMRLVCSATFIPLALLPWWPRRLRTHLPTYWYFAMTVAMPFFVGYMTLRNATPAWLMTHLACVMLLMMLFDIVSFLLVFSIGSLLAGMVFVLSPEAHLHTQTMLEYLPLLLFGMVGGATCTVSSTMAEQSRIEALTAASNNIAHELRTPLGSLRIAARAVARFMPDLIRSHRLAEGGGLPVPELRAQNLHALERSIGVMEREVTYANTIIDMLLLSARPIGEVPLIPLTARECVEQALRRFPYGSRAERERITLSPTGDFRLLGEESLVVHVLFNLLRNALFHTDRAGKGDIGVFIEPGDRASRIRVYDTGPGIPPDVVPRIFNRFYSYSSDSPGTGSITGLGIGLAFCRAAMEHMGGGIVCRTNLGEFTEFTLTFPHAETGDRQ from the coding sequence ATGACCGGATCCGCACCCGAAAGACCGACCGGCTTCCTGCGCATGCAGTGGTGGCTGCTTGCGCGGGCCATGGCGCGCTTCGAAACCACGATGTTCCTGCGCACCCGTTACTCGCAGCCGAAGATGGTCGCGATCGGCGTGGTCGGCAGCTTCTGCCTCGCCGTCTATTATCCGGTGTGGGCCTACCTGTTTCCGCAGCCCTACGAAAACCTGCCGATGCGGCTGGTCTGCAGCGCGACCTTCATCCCGCTGGCCCTCCTGCCCTGGTGGCCGCGCCGTTTGCGCACGCACCTGCCAACGTACTGGTACTTCGCCATGACGGTGGCGATGCCCTTCTTCGTCGGTTACATGACCCTGCGCAACGCCACGCCGGCCTGGCTGATGACCCACCTGGCCTGCGTGATGCTGCTGATGATGCTCTTCGACATCGTCAGCTTTCTCCTGGTTTTCAGCATCGGCAGCCTGCTGGCCGGCATGGTTTTCGTGCTCTCGCCCGAGGCGCACCTGCATACACAGACGATGCTCGAGTACCTGCCCCTGCTGCTGTTCGGCATGGTCGGCGGTGCCACGTGCACGGTGTCATCGACGATGGCCGAGCAATCGCGCATCGAAGCGCTGACCGCCGCCTCGAACAATATCGCCCACGAATTGCGCACGCCGCTCGGGTCGCTACGCATCGCGGCCCGTGCCGTCGCCCGTTTCATGCCCGATCTGATCCGCAGCCATCGCCTTGCCGAAGGTGGAGGACTGCCCGTGCCGGAACTACGCGCGCAGAACCTGCACGCGCTGGAGCGCAGCATCGGCGTCATGGAACGCGAGGTCACCTACGCCAACACCATCATCGACATGCTGCTCCTCTCGGCCCGGCCGATCGGTGAGGTACCGCTGATCCCCCTCACCGCCCGCGAGTGCGTGGAACAGGCGCTGCGGCGCTTTCCGTACGGATCCCGCGCCGAGCGCGAACGGATCACCCTGTCGCCGACCGGCGATTTCCGCCTCCTCGGCGAGGAGAGCCTGGTCGTGCACGTTCTGTTCAATTTGCTGCGCAATGCACTTTTTCATACCGATCGGGCCGGCAAGGGCGATATCGGTGTATTCATCGAGCCGGGGGATCGGGCCAGCCGCATCCGTGTCTACGACACCGGTCCAGGCATCCCGCCGGACGTCGTTCCCCGCATTTTCAACCGCTTCTACTCCTATTCCAGCGACAGCCCGGGCACCGGATCGATCACCGGGCTAGGAATAGGTCTCGCTTTTTGCCGCGCGGCGATGGAGCATATGGGAGGTGGCATCGTCTGCCGAACGAATCTGGGTGAATTTACTGAATTCACCCTAACCTTTCCGCATGCGGAGACCGGGGACCGGCAGTGA
- the cqsA gene encoding alpha-hydroxyketone-type quorum-sensing autoinducer synthase: MENVSVLHRIAPAPTLPAFVQRRVDKFHNERVAIDWGGRHILRGRQPTDADLMLQSNDYLAIAGHPAIVEAQREALASGGLGMMMSALFQQHADDPLHRVEAELARAVGSEDGILAQSGFAANVGLIQSIAGERVPVYVDMLAHASLWEGIRSAGARAVSVLHNDMTHLERQVMRNGPGVIVVDAVYSTNGSVAPLVEIAQVAHDHGCVLVVDESHSLGTHGVRGEGLVASLGLNHRVHFITASLAKAYCSRAGFIACTTAFKDYFGCEALPAIFSSSLLPHELAGLSASHRVIQSEGWRRQRLRQVTRRVRSELTELGYPIADGTEQIVAFEAGVEILTGRVRDVMERHGVFGSVFSAPATTVNRSLLRLTLNAGMSDDDVERLIEVCRVARDAMDLPSWSATRRSTREAARSPSAEVA; the protein is encoded by the coding sequence ATGGAAAACGTTTCCGTCCTGCACCGCATCGCCCCGGCCCCGACGCTTCCGGCATTCGTTCAACGCAGGGTCGACAAATTTCACAACGAACGGGTTGCCATTGACTGGGGCGGCCGTCACATTTTGCGCGGCCGGCAGCCGACGGATGCCGACCTGATGCTGCAGAGCAACGACTATCTGGCCATTGCCGGGCATCCGGCCATCGTGGAAGCACAACGCGAAGCGCTGGCCAGCGGCGGCCTGGGCATGATGATGTCCGCGCTGTTCCAGCAACATGCCGACGATCCGCTGCATCGCGTCGAAGCGGAACTCGCACGCGCTGTCGGCAGCGAGGACGGCATCCTCGCGCAGTCGGGATTTGCCGCCAACGTGGGACTGATCCAGTCGATCGCGGGCGAGCGCGTGCCCGTCTACGTCGACATGCTCGCCCACGCCTCGTTGTGGGAAGGCATCCGCAGCGCGGGCGCGCGAGCCGTATCCGTCCTGCATAACGACATGACTCACCTCGAACGCCAGGTGATGCGGAACGGCCCCGGTGTCATCGTCGTCGATGCCGTGTACAGCACCAACGGCAGCGTAGCCCCCCTGGTCGAGATCGCACAGGTTGCCCATGACCACGGTTGCGTCCTGGTCGTCGACGAGTCGCATTCGCTGGGTACACACGGTGTTCGAGGCGAAGGCCTGGTGGCCAGCCTCGGACTCAATCACCGCGTCCACTTCATCACCGCAAGCCTGGCCAAGGCCTATTGCTCGCGCGCAGGCTTTATCGCCTGCACCACGGCATTCAAGGACTATTTCGGCTGCGAGGCACTCCCGGCGATCTTCAGCTCGTCGCTGCTTCCGCACGAGCTGGCCGGCCTGTCGGCCTCGCATCGGGTCATCCAGTCCGAAGGCTGGCGACGCCAGCGACTACGCCAGGTCACGCGCCGCGTGCGCAGCGAGTTGACCGAGCTGGGCTACCCCATCGCCGATGGCACGGAGCAGATCGTGGCCTTCGAAGCCGGCGTGGAGATCCTGACCGGTCGTGTGCGCGATGTCATGGAACGTCATGGCGTGTTCGGCTCGGTATTCAGCGCGCCCGCGACGACGGTCAACCGTTCGCTGCTGCGCCTGACCCTCAATGCAGGCATGAGCGACGACGACGTGGAGCGCTTGATCGAGGTGTGCCGCGTGGCACGTGACGCCATGGATCTACCGTCGTGGAGTGCGACGCGCCGGTCCACGCGGGAGGCTGCCCGATCGCCGTCGGCGGAAGTGGCCTGA